One Agrococcus jenensis genomic region harbors:
- a CDS encoding App1 family protein — MDELDPLARIPEPIKHTAARIEDWFHEQREARALRSGRLPVIVSYPGYGGDGWVRVLARVLLVEPGGEQRAQYENVRGWRSFTSLTLNDVDVTIAAGDDRHVVTADRGGVVDAIVPIRLEPGWREVTVSVAGSLPVVAPVLVVDPATRFGVVSDIDDTVMVTSLPRPLLAAWNAFVLDEHGRTPVPGMAVLYERIKQQHPGSPFVYLSTGAWNAAPALTRFLSRNLYPAGSMLLTDWGPTHDRFFRSGKEHKRSQLQRLAREFPDIQWLLVGDDGQHDEELYGEFANAHPTSVRAVAIRELSTQEAVLAGGRKHAETRSMHPWVWSPNGGGLVKELASLPELQVL, encoded by the coding sequence ATGGATGAGCTGGATCCGCTCGCCCGCATCCCGGAGCCGATCAAGCACACCGCCGCCCGCATCGAGGACTGGTTCCACGAGCAGCGCGAGGCGCGGGCGCTGCGCTCGGGCAGGCTGCCCGTGATCGTCTCGTACCCGGGCTACGGCGGCGACGGCTGGGTGCGCGTGCTCGCGCGCGTGCTGCTCGTCGAGCCGGGCGGCGAGCAGCGCGCCCAGTACGAGAACGTGCGCGGCTGGCGCTCCTTCACGTCGCTCACGCTCAACGACGTCGACGTCACCATCGCGGCCGGCGACGACCGGCACGTGGTGACGGCCGATCGCGGCGGCGTCGTGGACGCGATCGTGCCCATCCGCCTCGAGCCCGGCTGGCGCGAGGTGACGGTCTCGGTCGCCGGCTCGCTGCCCGTCGTCGCGCCCGTGCTCGTCGTCGACCCCGCGACCCGCTTCGGCGTGGTGAGCGACATCGACGACACGGTCATGGTCACGTCGCTCCCCCGGCCGCTGCTCGCCGCCTGGAACGCCTTCGTGCTCGACGAGCACGGCCGCACCCCGGTGCCGGGCATGGCGGTGCTCTACGAGCGCATCAAGCAGCAGCACCCGGGCAGCCCGTTCGTCTACCTCTCGACCGGCGCCTGGAACGCGGCGCCCGCGCTCACCCGCTTCCTGTCACGCAACCTCTACCCGGCCGGCAGCATGCTGCTGACCGACTGGGGCCCGACGCACGACCGCTTCTTCCGCTCCGGCAAGGAGCACAAGCGCTCGCAGCTGCAGCGGCTCGCGCGCGAGTTCCCCGACATCCAGTGGCTGCTCGTCGGCGACGACGGCCAGCACGACGAGGAGCTCTACGGCGAGTTCGCGAACGCGCACCCCACCTCGGTGCGCGCGGTCGCGATCCGCGAGCTGTCGACGCAGGAGGCGGTGCTCGCCGGTGGCCGCAAGCACGCCGAGACGCGCTCGATGCACCCGTGGGTGTGGTCGCCGAACGGCGGCGGTCTCGTGAAGGAGCTCGCGTCGCTGCCCGAGCTGCAGGTGCTGTGA
- a CDS encoding NUDIX domain-containing protein codes for MRAIAIAVVRRADGALLVTSATEPGTGRTLVRPPGGGIDPGETAADAVVRELREELGVEAARPRELGELEHRIVFAGRALHERVTILSVDLPADATLPTATDAGHPVWWLERDRFDDPALEVVPGGLLELLDAEG; via the coding sequence ATGCGCGCGATCGCCATCGCGGTCGTCCGCCGCGCTGACGGCGCGCTGCTCGTGACGAGCGCCACCGAGCCCGGCACCGGACGCACGCTCGTGCGACCGCCGGGCGGCGGCATCGATCCGGGCGAGACGGCGGCGGATGCGGTCGTGCGCGAGCTGCGCGAGGAGCTCGGCGTCGAAGCCGCGCGCCCGCGCGAGCTCGGCGAGCTCGAGCATCGAATCGTGTTCGCCGGTCGCGCGCTGCACGAGCGCGTCACGATCCTGTCGGTCGACCTGCCGGCGGATGCGACGCTCCCGACCGCGACGGACGCGGGGCATCCGGTGTGGTGGCTCGAGCGCGACCGCTTCGACGACCCCGCGCTCGAGGTCGTGCCAGGTGGGCTGCTCGAGCTGCTCGACGCGGAGGGCTAG
- a CDS encoding NAD(P)-dependent alcohol dehydrogenase, which produces MLTVNAYAAPSATEPLVKTTIQRRDLGPKDVLIEIAYAGICHSDIHTVRGDWGPITYPQVVGHEIVGHVTEVGSDVTKHRVGDRVGVGCMVNSCGECEQCLAGQEQYCLEGNIQTYNGVDPADGTITQGGYAQAVVVDEGFVLRVPESLDIEKVAPLLCAGITTYSPLRRWNAGPGTKVAVVGMGGLGHMAVKIAVALGADVTVLSQTTAKREDSLRYGATAHYATNDAATFDELASTFDLIINTVSAKIDMGAYLGLLAVKGTLVNVGAPADPLEVPVFQLIMAGRSWAGSAIGGIAETQEMLDFCAEHGILPETELVSAEQINDAYERVLASDVRYRFVIDAKTFA; this is translated from the coding sequence ATGCTGACCGTCAACGCATACGCCGCACCATCGGCCACCGAGCCGCTCGTCAAGACCACGATCCAGCGCCGCGACCTCGGCCCCAAGGACGTGCTCATCGAGATCGCCTACGCGGGGATCTGCCACTCCGACATCCACACCGTCCGCGGCGACTGGGGACCGATCACGTACCCGCAGGTGGTTGGGCACGAGATCGTCGGCCATGTCACCGAGGTCGGCTCCGACGTCACGAAGCACCGGGTCGGCGATCGCGTCGGCGTCGGCTGCATGGTGAACTCCTGCGGCGAGTGCGAGCAGTGCCTCGCGGGCCAGGAGCAGTACTGCCTCGAGGGCAACATCCAGACGTACAACGGCGTCGACCCCGCCGACGGCACGATCACGCAGGGCGGCTACGCCCAGGCCGTCGTCGTCGACGAGGGCTTCGTGCTCCGCGTGCCCGAGTCGCTCGACATCGAGAAGGTCGCGCCGCTGCTCTGCGCCGGGATCACCACCTACTCGCCCCTGCGCCGGTGGAACGCCGGACCCGGCACGAAGGTCGCCGTCGTCGGCATGGGTGGGCTCGGCCACATGGCCGTCAAGATCGCCGTCGCGCTCGGCGCCGACGTGACCGTGCTGTCGCAGACCACCGCCAAGCGCGAGGACTCGCTCCGCTACGGCGCGACGGCGCACTACGCGACGAACGACGCGGCGACGTTCGACGAGCTCGCGAGCACGTTCGACCTCATCATCAACACGGTCTCCGCGAAGATCGACATGGGTGCCTACCTGGGGCTGCTCGCCGTCAAGGGGACGCTCGTGAACGTCGGCGCCCCGGCGGACCCGCTCGAGGTGCCGGTCTTCCAGCTGATCATGGCCGGCCGCAGCTGGGCGGGCTCGGCCATCGGCGGCATCGCCGAGACGCAGGAGATGCTCGACTTCTGCGCCGAGCACGGCATCCTGCCCGAGACCGAGCTGGTCTCGGCGGAGCAGATCAACGACGCCTACGAGCGCGTGCTCGCCTCCGACGTGCGCTACCGCTTCGTCATCGACGCGAAGACCTTCGCCTGA
- a CDS encoding VOC family protein — MAVERMDHVGVIVEDLEGARAFFEEIGLRAVGEARVDEPWAGRVTGLPGQRVELVMLETPDGHARLEVSRFLEPVDEDGPQPARSNRLGIRHLAFVVTDLRGMLERLARLGFETVGTVEDYRGIYLLCYVRGPEEIIVELAEEIGDPSGMLDPTT, encoded by the coding sequence ATGGCGGTGGAGCGGATGGACCACGTCGGGGTGATCGTCGAGGACCTCGAGGGCGCGCGCGCCTTCTTCGAGGAGATCGGACTGCGCGCCGTCGGCGAGGCGCGAGTGGACGAGCCGTGGGCGGGGCGCGTGACGGGGCTGCCGGGCCAGCGGGTCGAGCTCGTGATGCTCGAGACGCCCGACGGGCACGCGCGGCTCGAGGTCAGCCGGTTCCTCGAGCCCGTCGACGAGGACGGGCCGCAGCCGGCGCGCTCGAACCGGCTCGGCATCCGGCACCTCGCGTTCGTGGTGACCGACCTGCGCGGCATGCTCGAGCGGCTCGCCCGGCTCGGCTTCGAGACGGTCGGCACGGTCGAGGACTACCGGGGCATCTACCTGCTCTGCTACGTGCGCGGACCGGAGGAGATCATCGTCGAGCTCGCCGAGGAGATCGGCGATCCCTCCGGCATGCTCGACCCCACCACCTAG
- a CDS encoding acyl-CoA thioesterase produces MTERIRILLETLALEDTGARTSEDIFTGASHPMPFGRVFGGQVMAQAVVAAQRTVDSPRPIHSVHGYFVRPGDVELPITFSVERIHDGRSFSTRRVQAYQHGLPIMSMISSFQDPDDGPSSQHTIPTGLPAPEELPSSEDLLAPYAGHPQARAVIARPFDIRHVEGPVYVPDPSRPRHGKQHVWIKAKDPLPDDDALHRAALAYLSDYAILEPIVRMHGAAWATPGLKAASLDHAVWWHRPARVDEWLLLELETSSSGGGRGLANGFVYSADGTHVATIAQEGMVRVPHEGER; encoded by the coding sequence ATGACCGAGCGCATCCGCATCCTGCTGGAGACCCTCGCGCTGGAGGACACCGGTGCGCGCACGAGCGAGGACATCTTCACCGGTGCGAGCCACCCGATGCCGTTCGGTCGCGTCTTCGGCGGCCAGGTGATGGCGCAGGCGGTCGTCGCGGCGCAGCGCACGGTCGACTCGCCGCGCCCGATCCACTCGGTGCACGGCTACTTCGTGCGGCCCGGTGACGTCGAGCTGCCGATCACGTTCTCGGTCGAGCGCATCCACGACGGCCGGTCGTTCTCGACGCGCCGCGTGCAGGCCTACCAGCACGGGCTGCCGATCATGTCGATGATCTCCTCCTTCCAGGACCCCGACGACGGCCCCAGCTCGCAGCACACCATCCCGACCGGGCTGCCCGCGCCGGAGGAGCTGCCGAGCTCGGAGGACCTGCTCGCGCCCTACGCCGGGCACCCGCAGGCGCGCGCCGTCATCGCGCGGCCGTTCGACATCCGCCACGTCGAGGGACCGGTCTACGTGCCCGACCCCTCGCGTCCGCGGCACGGCAAGCAGCACGTCTGGATCAAGGCGAAGGATCCGCTGCCCGACGACGACGCGCTCCACCGCGCCGCGCTCGCCTACCTGTCCGACTACGCGATCCTCGAGCCGATCGTGCGCATGCACGGCGCCGCATGGGCGACCCCGGGCCTCAAGGCGGCGAGCCTCGACCACGCCGTCTGGTGGCACCGACCGGCGCGCGTCGACGAGTGGCTGCTGCTCGAGCTCGAGACGAGCTCGTCGGGCGGTGGCCGCGGGCTCGCGAACGGCTTCGTCTACAGCGCCGACGGCACCCACGTCGCGACGATCGCCCAGGAGGGCATGGTGCGCGTGCCCCACGAGGGCGAGCGATGA
- a CDS encoding GNAT family N-acetyltransferase, with translation MRVDPIAPAGAMRALRGALPLRTERLVLRTLRPDDIDVVRGYRNAPGQRRWTYTPDQTEAELMAWTAGGAPVVLRDGDATQLGIELDGALVGDLMVRITSLRSRQAELGWMVAAEAQGKGVATEAARAALELAWAMGAHRVIAHLDEENVASRRVAERLGMVVEARHVEDEVNPATGELGTSLILAIRRP, from the coding sequence ATGAGGGTCGACCCGATCGCGCCCGCCGGCGCGATGCGGGCGCTGCGGGGCGCGCTGCCGCTGCGCACGGAGCGGCTCGTGCTGCGCACGCTGCGCCCCGACGACATCGACGTCGTGCGCGGCTACCGCAACGCGCCGGGCCAGCGCCGCTGGACCTACACGCCCGACCAGACCGAGGCCGAGCTCATGGCCTGGACGGCCGGCGGCGCCCCGGTGGTGCTGCGCGACGGCGACGCGACGCAGCTCGGCATCGAGCTCGACGGCGCGCTCGTCGGCGACCTCATGGTGCGCATCACGAGCCTGCGGAGCCGACAGGCGGAGCTCGGCTGGATGGTCGCCGCCGAGGCGCAGGGCAAGGGCGTCGCGACCGAGGCCGCGCGCGCGGCGCTCGAGCTCGCGTGGGCGATGGGTGCCCACCGGGTGATCGCGCACCTCGACGAGGAGAACGTCGCGTCGCGACGCGTCGCCGAGCGGCTCGGCATGGTCGTCGAGGCGCGCCACGTCGAGGACGAGGTCAACCCCGCGACCGGCGAGCTCGGCACCTCGCTCATCCTGGCCATCCGCCGCCCCTGA
- a CDS encoding CoA-acylating methylmalonate-semialdehyde dehydrogenase — translation MTDTAVDTANAPAAPTSIPHWIAGRRQEGSSRTAPVFNPALGTAVSEVALASADEVAEAIATAKAAYPAWRDLSIAKRQAIMFRFRELIVSRKDELAQIITREHGKVHADALGEIARAIEVVELATAFPLLTKGEYSENASTGVDVYSLRQPLGVVGIISPFNFPAMVPLWFAPIALASGNVVVLKPSEKDPSASVWIAELYQEAGLPDGVLTVVHGDKEAVDTLLTHPDVQAISFVGSTPIAQYVYETGSKHGKRVQALGGAKNHMLVLPDADLDVTADAAVNAGFGSAGERCMAISVVVAVDAIADELAAKIAEKMGGIRTGDGTRDNDMGPLITGAHRDKVAGYIQTAADDGAELVVDGRDPEVDGDPNGFWIKPTLIDRVPTTSSAYREEIFGPVLSIVRVASYEEGLALINDNPYGNGTAIFTNDGGAARRFQNEVQVGMVGINVPIPVPVGYHSFGGWKQSIFGQGKAYGKHAYDFYTREKVITSRWLDPSHGGLNLGFPSN, via the coding sequence ATGACCGACACCGCCGTCGACACCGCGAACGCGCCCGCCGCACCCACCTCGATCCCGCACTGGATCGCGGGCCGCCGCCAGGAGGGCTCGAGCCGCACCGCGCCCGTCTTCAACCCCGCGCTCGGCACCGCCGTGAGCGAGGTCGCGCTCGCGAGCGCCGACGAGGTGGCCGAGGCGATCGCGACCGCGAAGGCCGCCTACCCGGCCTGGCGCGACCTGTCGATCGCGAAGCGGCAGGCGATCATGTTCCGCTTCCGCGAGCTGATCGTCAGCCGCAAGGACGAGCTCGCGCAGATCATCACGCGCGAGCACGGCAAGGTGCACGCCGACGCGCTCGGCGAGATCGCCCGCGCGATCGAGGTCGTCGAGCTCGCGACCGCCTTCCCGCTGCTGACGAAGGGCGAGTACTCCGAGAACGCCTCGACCGGCGTCGACGTCTACTCGCTGCGGCAGCCGCTCGGCGTCGTCGGCATCATCAGCCCCTTCAACTTCCCAGCGATGGTGCCGCTGTGGTTCGCGCCCATCGCCCTCGCCTCCGGCAACGTCGTGGTGCTCAAGCCGAGCGAGAAGGACCCCTCGGCATCGGTGTGGATCGCCGAGCTCTACCAGGAGGCGGGGCTGCCGGACGGCGTGCTCACCGTCGTGCACGGCGACAAGGAGGCCGTCGACACGCTGCTCACGCACCCGGACGTCCAGGCGATCTCGTTCGTCGGCTCGACGCCGATCGCGCAGTACGTCTACGAGACGGGCTCGAAGCATGGCAAGCGCGTGCAGGCCCTCGGCGGCGCGAAGAACCACATGCTCGTGCTGCCCGACGCCGACCTCGACGTGACCGCCGACGCGGCCGTCAACGCCGGCTTCGGCTCGGCGGGGGAGCGCTGCATGGCGATCTCCGTGGTCGTCGCGGTCGACGCGATCGCCGACGAGCTCGCCGCGAAGATCGCCGAGAAGATGGGCGGCATCCGCACCGGTGACGGCACGCGCGACAACGACATGGGACCGCTCATCACGGGTGCGCACCGCGACAAGGTGGCCGGCTACATCCAGACCGCAGCCGACGACGGCGCCGAGCTCGTCGTCGACGGGCGCGACCCCGAGGTCGACGGCGACCCGAACGGCTTCTGGATCAAGCCGACGCTCATCGACCGGGTGCCGACCACCTCCTCCGCCTACCGCGAGGAGATCTTCGGCCCGGTGCTGTCGATCGTGCGGGTCGCCTCCTACGAGGAGGGCCTCGCGCTCATCAACGACAACCCGTACGGCAACGGCACGGCCATCTTCACGAACGACGGCGGCGCCGCCCGGCGCTTCCAGAACGAGGTGCAGGTCGGCATGGTGGGCATCAACGTGCCGATCCCGGTGCCGGTGGGCTACCACTCGTTCGGCGGCTGGAAGCAGTCGATCTTCGGGCAGGGCAAGGCCTACGGCAAGCACGCGTATGACTTCTACACGCGCGAGAAGGTCATCACGAGCCGCTGGCTCGACCCGAGCCACGGCGGCCTGAACCTCGGCTTCCCCTCCAACTGA
- a CDS encoding acyl-CoA thioesterase produces MRLEVPVQVRWSDLDAYGHVNNASLLTLLEEARVSAFWAGGPEGSPTTAIIDAGPGATSITVIARQEAEYLGQIPHHREPILVDTWVGHLGGASMQVCYEVLSPDRTELYARAATIVVMLDASTGAPRRLTDAERAAWEPYLGPPVDFRRG; encoded by the coding sequence ATGCGCCTCGAGGTGCCGGTGCAGGTGCGCTGGTCGGACCTGGATGCGTACGGGCACGTCAACAACGCCTCGCTGCTGACGCTCCTCGAGGAGGCGCGCGTCTCGGCCTTCTGGGCGGGCGGGCCCGAGGGCTCGCCGACGACGGCGATCATCGACGCCGGTCCCGGCGCGACGAGCATCACCGTCATCGCGCGCCAGGAGGCGGAGTACCTCGGGCAGATCCCGCACCACCGGGAGCCGATCCTCGTCGACACGTGGGTCGGCCACCTCGGCGGCGCGAGCATGCAGGTCTGCTACGAGGTGCTCTCGCCCGACCGCACAGAGCTCTACGCGCGCGCCGCGACGATCGTCGTGATGCTGGATGCGTCGACGGGCGCGCCGCGGCGGCTCACGGATGCGGAGCGCGCGGCCTGGGAGCCGTACCTCGGGCCGCCCGTCGACTTCCGGCGCGGCTGA
- the ettA gene encoding energy-dependent translational throttle protein EttA has protein sequence MAEYIFSMVRARKTVGDKVILDDVTTAVIPGAKIGVVGPNGAGKSTILKIIAGLDTPSNGEAKLTPGYSVGILMQEPELDESKTVLENVQEAFGHLTAKLTRFNEISAEMADPDADFDALMTEMGQLQEQIDAADAWDLDSQLEQAMDALRCPPGDWPVTTLSGGERRRVALCKLLLEKPDLLLLDEPTNHLDAESVLWLEQHLAKYPGAVMAVTHDRYFLDHVAGWICEVDRGRLYPYEGNYSTYLEKKAERLQVQGKKDQKLAKRLSDELEWVRSNAKGRQAKSKARLARYEEMAAEAERTRKLDFEEITIPPGPRLGSIVLEANDLEKGFGDRKLIDGLSFSLPRNGIVGVIGPNGVGKTTLFKTIVGLEPLDDGALKIGETVKLSYVDQSRSNLDPNKNLWEVVSDGLDYIQVGNVEIPSRAYVSQFGFKGPDQQKRAGILSGGERNRLNLALTLKEGGNLLLLDEPTNDLDIETLGSLENALLEFPGCAVVITHDRWFLDRIATHILAYEGTDEDPAQWYWFEGNFEAYEQNKIERLGPDAAKPHRSAYRKLTRD, from the coding sequence ATGGCCGAATACATCTTCTCGATGGTGCGCGCCCGCAAGACTGTGGGCGACAAGGTGATCCTCGACGACGTCACGACGGCGGTGATCCCTGGCGCCAAGATCGGCGTCGTGGGACCCAACGGCGCGGGCAAGTCGACGATCCTCAAGATCATCGCCGGCCTCGACACGCCGTCGAACGGCGAGGCGAAGCTGACCCCCGGCTACTCCGTCGGCATCCTCATGCAGGAGCCGGAGCTCGACGAGTCGAAGACGGTGCTCGAGAACGTCCAGGAGGCGTTCGGCCACCTGACGGCGAAGCTCACGCGCTTCAACGAGATCTCGGCCGAGATGGCCGACCCGGACGCCGACTTCGACGCGCTCATGACGGAGATGGGGCAGCTGCAGGAGCAGATCGACGCGGCCGACGCGTGGGACCTCGACTCCCAGCTCGAGCAGGCGATGGACGCGCTCCGCTGCCCGCCCGGTGACTGGCCCGTCACGACGCTCTCCGGTGGTGAGCGCCGCCGCGTCGCGCTCTGCAAGCTGCTGCTCGAGAAGCCCGACCTGCTGCTGCTCGACGAGCCGACGAACCACCTCGACGCCGAGAGCGTGCTCTGGCTCGAGCAGCACCTCGCGAAGTACCCCGGCGCCGTCATGGCCGTCACCCACGACCGGTACTTCCTCGACCACGTGGCCGGCTGGATCTGCGAGGTCGACCGCGGTCGTCTCTACCCCTACGAGGGCAACTACTCGACCTACCTCGAGAAGAAGGCCGAGCGCCTCCAGGTGCAGGGCAAGAAGGACCAGAAGCTCGCGAAGCGCCTCTCGGACGAGCTCGAGTGGGTCCGCTCCAACGCGAAGGGCCGGCAGGCGAAGTCGAAGGCTCGCCTCGCCCGCTACGAGGAGATGGCGGCCGAGGCCGAGCGCACCAGGAAGCTCGACTTCGAGGAGATCACCATCCCGCCGGGCCCGCGCCTGGGATCGATCGTGCTCGAGGCGAACGACCTCGAGAAGGGCTTCGGCGACCGCAAGCTCATCGACGGGCTGTCGTTCTCGCTGCCGCGCAACGGCATCGTCGGCGTCATCGGCCCGAACGGCGTCGGCAAGACGACGCTCTTCAAGACGATCGTCGGCCTCGAGCCGCTCGATGACGGCGCGCTCAAGATCGGCGAGACCGTCAAGCTCAGCTACGTCGACCAGAGCCGCTCGAACCTCGACCCGAACAAGAACCTGTGGGAGGTCGTCTCCGACGGGCTCGACTACATCCAGGTCGGCAACGTCGAGATCCCGTCGCGCGCCTACGTCAGCCAGTTCGGCTTCAAGGGCCCCGACCAGCAGAAGCGCGCCGGCATCCTCTCGGGTGGCGAGCGCAACCGCCTGAACCTGGCGCTCACGCTCAAGGAGGGCGGCAACCTGCTGCTGCTCGACGAGCCCACCAACGACCTCGACATCGAGACGCTCGGCAGCCTCGAGAACGCGCTGCTCGAGTTCCCCGGCTGCGCCGTGGTCATCACGCACGACCGGTGGTTCCTCGACCGCATCGCGACGCACATCCTCGCCTACGAGGGCACCGACGAGGACCCGGCGCAGTGGTACTGGTTCGAGGGCAACTTCGAGGCGTACGAGCAGAACAAGATCGAGCGCCTCGGCCCCGACGCCGCCAAGCCGCACCGCTCCGCGTACCGGAAGCTCACGAGGGACTGA
- a CDS encoding DUF6993 domain-containing protein, protein MHRHRIAAVALLAALVLAGCTSTGITEPPVASDGAVETPDGAAGGAVDAAPDAELDAFRAAIAGHAPTDPDALVAAVESAGFPRSAIERTREVDSLGAPVTFVQIAVRTEAGCIVGEVGAGEPRAVRAAALGGGRCLVGEIVTVD, encoded by the coding sequence GTGCATCGGCATCGGATCGCGGCGGTCGCGCTGCTCGCAGCGCTCGTGCTCGCCGGCTGCACCTCAACCGGCATCACCGAGCCGCCCGTCGCGAGCGATGGCGCCGTCGAGACGCCGGATGGGGCCGCCGGCGGCGCGGTGGACGCAGCTCCCGACGCCGAGCTCGACGCCTTCCGCGCTGCGATTGCCGGGCACGCCCCCACGGATCCCGACGCACTCGTCGCCGCCGTCGAGTCCGCCGGCTTCCCGCGCTCGGCGATCGAGCGCACCCGCGAGGTCGACTCGCTCGGCGCACCGGTGACCTTCGTGCAGATCGCCGTGCGCACCGAGGCGGGCTGCATCGTCGGCGAGGTGGGCGCCGGCGAGCCGAGGGCCGTGCGGGCGGCTGCGCTCGGCGGCGGCCGGTGCCTGGTCGGGGAGATCGTCACCGTAGACTGA
- a CDS encoding single-stranded DNA-binding protein, whose amino-acid sequence MNEDVITVVGRLGGDPTLKSVHGDRVAEFRLSSKPRRKEGETWVDGTPNWYSVEAWGDFAQHVAASLRKGDLVVVLGKLKVEQWESGERRGTSVKIRADHIGHTLRAGAVAKDRRPREQEPVRAPEHQPAAAAEPEREPEREPAMALTATEAWTAPLTEPDTPF is encoded by the coding sequence ATGAACGAAGACGTCATCACCGTCGTCGGGCGCCTCGGCGGCGACCCGACGCTGAAGTCCGTGCACGGCGACCGCGTCGCCGAGTTCCGCCTCAGCAGCAAGCCGAGGCGCAAGGAGGGCGAGACCTGGGTCGACGGCACGCCCAACTGGTACTCGGTCGAGGCCTGGGGCGACTTCGCGCAGCACGTCGCCGCCTCGCTCCGGAAGGGCGACCTCGTCGTCGTGCTCGGCAAGCTCAAGGTCGAGCAGTGGGAGTCGGGGGAGCGGCGCGGCACGAGCGTGAAGATCCGCGCCGACCACATCGGCCACACGCTGCGCGCCGGGGCGGTCGCGAAGGACCGCAGGCCTCGCGAGCAGGAGCCGGTGCGCGCGCCCGAGCATCAGCCAGCCGCGGCGGCCGAGCCGGAGCGGGAGCCGGAGCGCGAACCCGCGATGGCGCTCACGGCGACGGAGGCATGGACCGCGCCGCTCACGGAGCCAGACACGCCCTTCTGA
- the msrA gene encoding peptide-methionine (S)-S-oxide reductase MsrA produces MQEIVLAGGCFWCLDAAYRVVEGVEDVVSGYTGGDVAHPSYDAVCTGRTGHAEAVKVIYDEERLPTEVVLDMFFTMHDPRQLNRQGNDIGTQYRSAMFYRDDAERERFETAIARAGEWWPGEIVTTLEPLGAFYDAKDYHQDFFAKNPTQGYCLAVAAPKVNKIRAGFADYLRV; encoded by the coding sequence ATGCAGGAGATCGTGCTCGCCGGTGGTTGCTTCTGGTGCCTGGACGCCGCGTATCGCGTCGTCGAGGGCGTCGAGGATGTCGTGTCGGGCTACACGGGCGGCGACGTCGCCCACCCCAGCTACGACGCGGTGTGCACCGGCAGGACCGGGCACGCGGAGGCCGTGAAGGTCATCTACGACGAGGAGCGGCTGCCCACCGAGGTGGTGCTCGACATGTTCTTCACGATGCACGACCCGCGCCAGCTCAACCGGCAGGGCAACGACATCGGCACGCAGTACCGGTCAGCCATGTTCTACCGCGACGACGCCGAGCGCGAGCGCTTCGAGACCGCGATCGCCCGCGCGGGCGAGTGGTGGCCGGGAGAGATCGTCACGACGCTCGAGCCGCTCGGCGCGTTCTACGACGCCAAGGACTACCACCAGGACTTCTTCGCCAAGAACCCGACGCAGGGCTACTGCCTCGCCGTCGCTGCCCCCAAGGTGAACAAGATCCGCGCTGGCTTCGCCGACTACCTGCGCGTCTGA
- a CDS encoding YceI family protein, whose translation MLQNIPGYQPGTYVIDGSHSNVTFSVRHMMVAKVRGEIEGLEGTIVLAEQPEASSITATVDPSTINTKNADRDTHLRSGDFFATEEHPEWTFTSTGARVEGDDLYIDGDLQLRGVTKPVSLLVEFGGIGPDTWGNTRAGASARTRIKRSDFGITWNVAIESGGVMLSDDIDIEIEISAIQQAPVAA comes from the coding sequence ATGCTGCAGAACATCCCCGGCTACCAGCCCGGCACCTACGTCATCGACGGCTCGCACTCGAACGTGACCTTCTCGGTCCGCCACATGATGGTGGCCAAGGTCCGCGGCGAGATCGAGGGCCTCGAGGGCACGATCGTCCTGGCCGAGCAGCCCGAGGCGTCGTCGATCACGGCGACCGTCGACCCGTCGACCATCAACACGAAGAACGCGGACCGCGACACGCACCTGCGGTCGGGCGACTTCTTCGCGACCGAGGAGCACCCCGAGTGGACGTTCACGTCCACCGGCGCGCGCGTCGAGGGCGACGACCTCTACATCGATGGCGACCTGCAGCTCCGCGGCGTGACCAAGCCGGTCTCGCTGCTCGTCGAGTTCGGCGGCATCGGCCCGGACACGTGGGGCAACACCCGCGCCGGCGCCTCCGCCCGCACGCGCATCAAGCGCAGCGACTTCGGCATCACCTGGAACGTCGCCATCGAGTCGGGCGGCGTCATGCTCTCGGACGACATCGACATCGAGATCGAGATCTCGGCGATCCAGCAGGCGCCCGTCGCGGCCTGA